A region of Moorena sp. SIOASIH DNA encodes the following proteins:
- the thrS gene encoding threonine--tRNA ligase, translating into MVNSEASEQPEKIHLPRTSESESLKRLRHTTSHVMAMAVQKLFPKAQVTIGPWIENGFYYDFDQPEPFTEQDLKKIQKEMVKIIKRKLPVIREEVPREEAQQRIKDLGEPYKLEILADLEDPISIYHLGDQWWDLCAGPHVENTSEINPKAIELESVAGAYWRGDASNAQLQRIYGTAWENPEQLQEYKRRKQEALKRDHRKLGKELGLFIFSDPVGPGLPLWTPKGTVLRTLLEDFLKQEQVKRGYLPVVTPHIGRVDLFKVSGHWQNYKEDMFPMMAEDEEAAAAEQGFVLKPMNCPFHIQIYKSELRSYRELPMRLAEFGTVYRYEQSGELGGLTRVRGFTVDDSHLFVMPDQLDGEFLSVVDLILSVFKSLQLKNFKARLSFRDPASDKYIGSDQAWEKAQAAIRRAVDTLGMESFEAPGEAAFYGPKLDFIFQDILDREWQLGTVQVDYNLPERFDLEYVAEDGTRQRPIMIHRAPFGSLERLTGILIEEYGGDFPFWLAPVQARLLPVGDAQLPFAQEVAAKMRSHGIRAEVDTSGERLGKAIRNAEKAKIPVMSVVGAKEVEANSLNIRTRAAGELGMMPIDQVVEKMEQANRNRENF; encoded by the coding sequence ATGGTTAACTCAGAAGCCTCCGAACAGCCTGAAAAAATTCATTTGCCCCGTACTAGCGAATCCGAGAGCCTAAAAAGGCTCCGTCATACGACGTCCCATGTGATGGCAATGGCCGTGCAGAAGCTATTTCCGAAGGCTCAGGTGACTATCGGTCCTTGGATTGAAAATGGTTTTTATTATGATTTTGATCAGCCAGAACCCTTTACTGAGCAAGACCTGAAGAAAATCCAAAAGGAAATGGTCAAAATCATTAAGCGCAAGCTTCCGGTAATTCGGGAAGAGGTGCCTCGGGAAGAAGCTCAACAGCGGATCAAGGACCTGGGTGAACCCTATAAACTGGAAATTTTGGCAGATTTAGAAGACCCGATCTCGATTTACCACCTGGGGGATCAGTGGTGGGATTTGTGTGCTGGTCCCCATGTGGAAAATACCAGTGAGATCAACCCGAAGGCAATTGAATTGGAAAGTGTGGCTGGGGCTTACTGGCGAGGGGATGCCAGTAATGCTCAACTCCAGCGCATTTATGGTACAGCTTGGGAAAATCCAGAGCAACTACAGGAATATAAGCGCCGTAAGCAAGAAGCCCTGAAACGGGATCACCGTAAGCTGGGTAAGGAACTGGGACTGTTTATCTTTTCTGACCCGGTTGGACCAGGATTACCGCTGTGGACCCCGAAAGGAACGGTTTTGCGTACGCTTTTGGAAGATTTCCTCAAGCAAGAACAGGTTAAACGAGGTTATCTACCAGTGGTGACACCCCATATTGGTCGAGTGGACTTGTTTAAGGTATCCGGTCACTGGCAGAACTATAAAGAGGATATGTTCCCGATGATGGCTGAAGATGAGGAAGCAGCAGCCGCAGAACAAGGGTTTGTCCTAAAGCCGATGAATTGCCCCTTCCATATCCAAATTTATAAGAGTGAATTGCGCTCCTACCGGGAGTTGCCCATGCGCTTGGCAGAGTTTGGTACCGTGTATCGCTATGAGCAATCTGGGGAACTGGGGGGGTTGACCAGGGTGCGTGGTTTCACGGTGGATGATTCTCACCTATTTGTGATGCCAGATCAGTTAGATGGGGAATTCCTGAGTGTGGTGGATTTAATCCTATCTGTGTTCAAAAGTCTGCAACTGAAGAACTTTAAGGCACGTTTGAGTTTCCGTGACCCAGCCTCGGATAAGTATATTGGTTCGGATCAGGCTTGGGAAAAAGCCCAAGCAGCAATTCGCCGTGCTGTGGATACCTTGGGGATGGAATCCTTTGAAGCACCAGGGGAAGCGGCATTTTATGGTCCGAAATTGGACTTTATCTTCCAAGATATCCTGGACAGGGAATGGCAGTTAGGAACGGTACAGGTGGATTACAACTTGCCAGAACGGTTTGATTTGGAGTATGTGGCAGAAGATGGCACTCGCCAACGCCCGATTATGATTCACCGTGCCCCGTTTGGTTCCCTGGAGCGGCTAACTGGAATATTGATTGAAGAGTATGGGGGTGACTTCCCGTTCTGGTTAGCACCAGTACAAGCAAGATTGTTACCAGTAGGGGACGCACAGTTGCCTTTTGCTCAGGAAGTGGCAGCAAAAATGCGATCGCATGGGATTCGAGCAGAAGTCGATACCAGTGGGGAAAGGCTCGGTAA
- a CDS encoding DUF2973 domain-containing protein produces MLHLIYLIAFTVIAFLAIGNLIRNLLSLSFDSQRSFSASGKSPAQWGRNQVNANPSPAKSVPHPELLDDSGNPINEPLLVMRSMTVEDARQQLDAIYNSSPGNSKGKTEENQ; encoded by the coding sequence ATGTTACACCTAATTTATCTAATTGCCTTTACTGTTATAGCATTTTTAGCGATTGGGAATTTAATTCGTAACCTATTAAGTTTGAGTTTTGATTCCCAGCGTTCTTTCTCAGCATCAGGAAAATCACCCGCCCAATGGGGTCGGAATCAAGTGAATGCCAATCCATCTCCTGCTAAGTCAGTACCGCACCCGGAACTGCTTGATGATAGTGGCAACCCTATCAATGAACCGCTGTTAGTGATGCGGTCAATGACTGTTGAAGACGCTCGCCAACAGTTAGACGCTATATACAATTCTTCTCCCGGTAACAGTAAGGGGAAGACAGAAGAAAACCAGTAG
- a CDS encoding DUF2605 domain-containing protein: protein MDQPQPSTPELLKTILEPLLVDFEYWFERSLSLLETEDITFLSTEEQSDLLKRVKQAQQEVNTAKMLFNATDGQVGVELSTMMPWHQLVRECWGVAIRWRSLASGASESAASGND from the coding sequence ATGGATCAACCCCAGCCATCAACACCGGAGTTACTCAAAACCATATTGGAACCGCTACTAGTAGATTTTGAGTACTGGTTTGAGCGATCGCTTTCGTTGTTAGAAACTGAAGATATCACATTTTTGAGCACGGAGGAACAATCTGACCTACTAAAGCGGGTAAAGCAAGCCCAGCAGGAGGTAAATACAGCTAAAATGCTTTTTAACGCTACCGATGGTCAAGTAGGAGTTGAACTTTCTACCATGATGCCATGGCACCAATTAGTGAGAGAATGTTGGGGAGTGGCAATCCGGTGGCGATCATTGGCATCCGGTGCATCCGAGTCAGCGGCCTCAGGGAATGACTAA
- a CDS encoding H-type lectin domain-containing protein, whose product MNDFDILKKTIDRLRSERDDLKKELDTYRSYLDKRSTDIRALIYTELQLFSPKIAEELRKEFRTQFHLVIGLLVFTTLLTTVSGFVVMSSLVDSSVKGHIKNQEEQLDKLKKRINNSLFDNRVDLQVLQQQTQTIKAQTKDYQKQAHYINSKVQSLDINASTIEKKLNALLESDPVALGDIVERINNLTQDSNQLITISRSIEEVANSQIKLESGEISVREGNLSKGDGRRRISGEQKFNTNFSSEPVVYIALNDIDSDNDENLRLKVDVTDVNREGFQYVLETWGDTRVYSANASWFAYGK is encoded by the coding sequence ATGAATGATTTTGACATACTTAAAAAAACTATCGATCGCCTAAGAAGCGAACGAGATGATCTCAAGAAAGAACTAGATACCTACCGAAGTTATCTGGATAAGCGCTCTACAGATATCAGAGCTTTAATTTATACAGAATTACAACTATTTTCACCCAAAATAGCTGAGGAACTCAGGAAGGAATTCAGAACACAATTTCACCTAGTGATTGGCTTGTTGGTTTTCACTACCCTATTGACCACAGTCAGTGGTTTTGTAGTTATGTCTAGTCTTGTTGATAGTTCGGTAAAAGGACATATAAAAAATCAAGAAGAACAACTTGATAAACTCAAAAAACGTATAAATAATTCTCTATTTGATAACCGAGTTGATCTGCAAGTTCTTCAGCAACAAACTCAAACTATCAAAGCCCAAACTAAAGACTATCAAAAACAAGCTCACTATATAAATAGTAAGGTGCAAAGCTTAGATATCAACGCTTCTACTATAGAGAAAAAACTTAATGCTCTTCTAGAATCAGACCCAGTAGCCTTGGGAGATATAGTTGAACGGATAAATAACTTAACTCAAGATAGTAATCAGCTGATTACTATCTCTCGAAGTATCGAAGAAGTGGCTAATTCACAGATTAAACTGGAGAGTGGAGAGATTTCTGTTAGGGAAGGGAATTTATCAAAGGGTGATGGCAGACGAAGAATATCAGGTGAGCAAAAGTTTAATACCAACTTTTCTTCCGAGCCTGTGGTTTATATTGCTTTAAACGACATCGATAGTGATAATGATGAAAATCTCCGATTAAAAGTTGATGTCACTGATGTCAACCGAGAGGGGTTTCAGTATGTATTGGAAACCTGGGGAGACACGCGGGTTTACAGTGCTAATGCAAGTTGGTTTGCCTATGGCAAATAA